In Penaeus vannamei isolate JL-2024 chromosome 15, ASM4276789v1, whole genome shotgun sequence, the following are encoded in one genomic region:
- the LOC138864098 gene encoding GATA zinc finger domain-containing protein 15-like, whose product MNFTTTNNNFTTINNFTTMNITTNMNFTINTNMNFTTINTKMNFTINMNFTTINFITINNFTTNNNFTTMNFATKNNNFTTKNNNTTINNFTTMNFTTNNNNTTINNFTTMNFITIDTNNFITINNFITINNNFTTINNFTTINTNNFTTISNFTTINNNFTTINNNFTINNNFTTINNNSFTTNNNFTTFNINFTAIENNNFTTINNFTIINNNNFTTINNFTIINNNNFTTINNFTIINNNNFAINNFTIINNNNFTTINNFTIINNNFATNKNVPEQPRV is encoded by the coding sequence ATGAACTttaccaccaccaataacaacttcaccaccatcaacaactttACCACCAtgaacatcaccaccaacatgaacttcaccatcaacaccaacatgaacttcaccaccatcaacaccaaaatGAACTTCACCATCAACATGAACTTCACCACCATCAACTTCATCACTATCAACAacttcaccaccaacaacaactttACCACCATGAACTTCGCCACCAAGAATAACAACTTCACCACCaagaataacaacaccaccatcaacaactttACCACCATGAACttcaccaccaacaataacaacaccaccatcaacaactttACCACCATGAACTTTATCACCATCGACACCAACaacttcatcaccatcaacaacttcatcaccatcaataacaacttcaccaccatcaacaactttaccaccatcaacaccaacaacttTACCACCATCAGCAatttcaccaccatcaacaacaacttcaccaccatcaataacaatttcaccatcaacaacaacttCACCACCATCAATAACAATAGCTTCACCACCAACAATAATTTCACCACCTTCAACATCAACTTCACAGCCATCGAAAATAACAacttcaccaccatcaacaacttcaccattatcaacaacaacaacttcaccaccatcaacaacttcaccattatcaacaacaacaacttcaccaccatcaacaacttcaccattatcaacaacaacaacttcgcCATCAACAACTtcaccattatcaacaacaacaacttcaccaccatcaacaacttcaccattatcaacaacaacttCGCCACTAACAAAAACGTACCAGAACAACCTCGCGTCTAA